A DNA window from Ralstonia solanacearum K60 contains the following coding sequences:
- the tssG gene encoding type VI secretion system baseplate subunit TssG, with translation MRTPQRRIDPGVIRRLLRQPYRYEFFQAVRLLEQLFARRGNAAPEHALATRVSFRNTLALSFPPSELQAIEAGSVTPDMLESDAAFMAALDDGALDTVAITPTFFGMLGVQGALPLRYTEIVAEREAVWRDRAARAFFDIFSNRATALFYLAWKKYRLPFQYEVDNNRHYLPLLLSLAGVADRTLRSDLSGTPGPVHDEALAGYATAIRHRPVSAAYLQRVLADYFRAPVRVEQFVGNWYRVPPSQYSRLGGTNNVLGATALAGERVWQRDLRVRVWVGPLARAQYRNFLPGAPGALALRKMLTILCGATLEFEIKLILRRQDVAGCTLAAQGGGDSAGRLGWDTFLCSRPAQHDRSDAQYTLEPLH, from the coding sequence ATGCGCACCCCGCAGCGGCGAATCGATCCTGGTGTGATCCGCAGGCTGCTGCGGCAGCCGTACCGGTATGAGTTCTTCCAGGCCGTGCGGCTGCTGGAGCAACTGTTTGCGCGCCGGGGCAATGCCGCCCCCGAGCATGCGCTGGCCACGCGCGTGAGCTTCCGCAATACGCTGGCCCTGTCGTTCCCGCCCAGCGAGCTGCAGGCCATCGAGGCCGGGAGCGTGACGCCGGACATGCTGGAGAGCGATGCGGCTTTCATGGCGGCGCTCGACGACGGCGCGCTCGATACCGTGGCCATCACGCCGACCTTCTTCGGCATGCTCGGCGTCCAGGGGGCGCTGCCGCTGCGCTATACCGAGATCGTCGCCGAGCGCGAGGCCGTGTGGCGCGACCGCGCGGCGCGGGCTTTCTTCGACATCTTCTCGAACCGCGCGACGGCGCTGTTCTACCTGGCGTGGAAGAAGTACCGGCTGCCGTTCCAGTACGAAGTCGACAACAACCGGCATTACCTGCCGCTGCTGCTGTCGCTGGCCGGCGTCGCGGATCGCACGCTGCGCAGCGATCTGTCCGGCACGCCGGGGCCGGTCCATGACGAAGCGCTGGCCGGCTATGCCACGGCGATCCGCCATCGGCCGGTGTCGGCGGCGTACCTCCAGCGGGTGCTGGCGGACTACTTCCGGGCGCCGGTGCGCGTCGAGCAGTTCGTCGGCAACTGGTATCGCGTGCCGCCGTCGCAGTATTCGCGGCTGGGCGGTACCAACAACGTGCTCGGCGCCACCGCGCTGGCCGGCGAGCGCGTCTGGCAGCGCGACCTGCGGGTGCGCGTGTGGGTCGGTCCGCTGGCGCGCGCACAGTACCGCAACTTCCTGCCGGGGGCGCCCGGCGCACTGGCGCTGCGCAAGATGCTGACGATCCTGTGCGGCGCCACGCTCGAATTCGAAATCAAGCTGATCCTGCGCCGCCAGGATGTGGCCGGTTGCACGCTGGCCGCGCAGGGCGGTGGCGACAGTGCGGGCCGACTGGGCTGGGACACCTTCCTGTGCTCGCGCCCGGCGCAGCACGACCGCAGCGACGCGCAGTACACCCTCGAACCGCTGCATTGA
- the tssH gene encoding type VI secretion system ATPase TssH, translating to MATPLKTLIAKLNATSRQAAERAASLCMARGNYEVDLEHLFLALLENRRSDFAVAARASGIDLAALQRDLEAEIARFQTGNTRTPAFSPYLPKLFEHAWLIASLDSQITRIRSGHLLLALLTEPSLSALAERGSRLFGRFEVERLKHDFERMTAGSDEQEQAVDFADGTAVPTDDGRTAPAAALSSTPALDQFTVDLTQAAREGRIDPVIGRDAEIRQVVDILMRRRQNNPILTGEAGVGKTAVVEGLALRVAANDVPPPLQGVTLRTLDMGLLQAGASVKGEFENRLKNVIDEVKKSPKPIILFIDEAHTIIGAGGQAGQNDAANLLKPALARGELRTIAATTWSEYKKYFEKDAALARRFQVVKVEEPSEPLAAAMLRGMAPLMERHFGVRVLDEAITEAVRLSHRYISGRQLPDKAVSVLDTACAKVALGQSATPGAIEDDQKALERLLGEIAALQREQSAGAAHDARLDALQAKRTELEQRIAQNTERLAQERALVARIQALREAREGGAAQAGALDAEPVAANSDVVAMPAKRGRPAAVPDSPDELAALLAELRALQGETPMVPLQVDGHVVSEIVSAWTGIPLGRMVKDELRTVLNLKPLLAARVIGQDHALQAIAQRVRTASANLEDPNKPRGVFLFAGPSGVGKTETALALADILYGGERKLVTINMSEYQEAHSVSGLKGSPPGYVGYGEGGVLTEAVRRNPYSVVLLDEVEKAHPDVLEMFFQVFDKGEMDDAEGRPIDFRNTIIILTSNVGSSAIMQACLNKPAEELPDADALAETLRPVLYKTFKPAFLGRTKVVPYYPIADDVLAEIITLKLGRIRDRVAANHKATFQWDTALVESVLARCTEVDAGARAVDHILNGTLLPEIAEAVLTRMAEGGSVEKIKVSVGKTGEFKYRIN from the coding sequence ATGGCCACCCCACTCAAGACCTTGATCGCCAAGCTGAACGCGACCAGCCGGCAGGCCGCCGAGCGCGCGGCCTCGCTGTGCATGGCGCGCGGCAACTATGAAGTCGACCTGGAGCATCTGTTCCTGGCGCTGCTGGAAAACCGCCGCAGCGATTTCGCCGTGGCCGCGCGCGCCAGCGGCATCGATCTGGCGGCGCTGCAGCGCGACCTGGAAGCCGAGATCGCGCGCTTCCAGACCGGCAACACGCGCACGCCGGCGTTCTCGCCGTATCTGCCCAAGTTGTTCGAGCATGCGTGGCTGATCGCCTCGCTGGATTCGCAGATCACGCGCATCCGCTCGGGCCACCTGTTGCTCGCGCTGCTGACCGAGCCCAGCCTGTCGGCGCTGGCCGAGCGCGGCTCGCGGCTGTTCGGCCGCTTCGAGGTGGAGCGGCTCAAGCACGATTTCGAACGCATGACCGCGGGCTCGGACGAGCAGGAGCAGGCCGTCGATTTCGCCGACGGCACGGCTGTGCCGACGGATGACGGCCGCACCGCGCCCGCCGCCGCGCTGAGCTCGACGCCGGCCCTCGACCAGTTCACCGTGGACCTGACGCAGGCTGCCCGCGAAGGCCGCATCGACCCCGTGATCGGGCGCGACGCCGAGATCCGCCAGGTGGTCGACATCCTGATGCGCCGGCGCCAGAACAACCCGATCCTGACCGGCGAGGCCGGCGTCGGCAAGACCGCCGTGGTGGAGGGCCTCGCGCTGCGCGTGGCCGCCAACGATGTGCCGCCGCCGCTGCAGGGCGTCACACTGCGCACGCTCGACATGGGCCTGCTGCAGGCCGGTGCGAGCGTGAAGGGCGAATTCGAGAACCGTCTGAAGAACGTGATCGACGAGGTCAAGAAGAGCCCGAAGCCGATCATCCTGTTCATCGACGAGGCGCACACCATCATCGGCGCGGGCGGGCAGGCCGGCCAGAACGATGCGGCCAACCTGCTCAAGCCCGCGCTGGCGCGCGGGGAGCTGCGCACCATCGCCGCGACCACGTGGAGCGAGTACAAGAAGTACTTCGAAAAGGATGCCGCCCTCGCACGCCGCTTCCAGGTCGTCAAGGTCGAAGAGCCCAGCGAGCCGCTGGCCGCAGCCATGCTGCGCGGCATGGCGCCGCTGATGGAGCGCCACTTCGGGGTGCGCGTGCTGGACGAGGCCATCACCGAGGCCGTGCGCCTGTCGCACCGCTACATCAGCGGGCGCCAACTGCCGGACAAGGCCGTCAGCGTGCTGGACACGGCGTGCGCCAAGGTGGCCCTGGGCCAGAGCGCCACGCCGGGCGCCATCGAAGACGACCAGAAAGCGCTGGAACGCCTGCTGGGCGAGATCGCCGCGCTGCAGCGCGAGCAGAGCGCCGGCGCCGCGCACGATGCCCGCCTGGACGCGCTGCAGGCCAAGCGGACCGAGCTGGAACAGCGCATCGCGCAGAACACCGAGCGCCTGGCCCAGGAGCGCGCACTGGTGGCGCGCATCCAGGCGCTGCGCGAGGCCCGTGAAGGCGGTGCCGCGCAAGCCGGTGCGCTGGACGCGGAGCCGGTGGCGGCCAACAGCGACGTGGTCGCGATGCCGGCCAAGCGCGGTCGCCCCGCCGCCGTGCCGGACTCGCCGGACGAACTGGCCGCGCTGCTCGCCGAGCTGCGCGCGCTGCAGGGTGAAACGCCCATGGTGCCGCTGCAGGTGGACGGCCATGTCGTGTCGGAGATCGTCTCGGCCTGGACCGGCATTCCGCTGGGCCGCATGGTCAAGGACGAACTGCGCACCGTGCTCAACCTCAAGCCGCTGCTGGCCGCGCGCGTGATCGGCCAGGACCACGCGCTGCAGGCCATCGCCCAGCGCGTGCGCACCGCCTCGGCCAACCTGGAAGACCCGAACAAGCCGCGCGGCGTGTTCCTGTTCGCCGGTCCGTCCGGTGTGGGCAAGACCGAGACGGCGCTGGCGCTGGCCGACATCCTCTACGGCGGCGAGCGCAAGCTCGTCACCATCAACATGAGCGAGTACCAGGAGGCGCACAGTGTCTCGGGCCTGAAGGGCTCGCCGCCGGGCTACGTGGGCTACGGCGAGGGCGGCGTGCTGACCGAAGCGGTGCGCCGCAACCCGTACAGCGTGGTGCTGCTGGACGAAGTCGAGAAAGCCCACCCCGACGTGCTGGAGATGTTCTTCCAGGTGTTCGACAAGGGCGAGATGGACGACGCCGAAGGCCGCCCCATCGACTTCCGCAACACCATCATCATCCTGACCTCGAACGTGGGTTCGTCGGCCATCATGCAGGCCTGCCTGAACAAGCCGGCCGAGGAACTGCCCGACGCCGATGCCCTGGCCGAGACGCTGCGGCCGGTGCTGTACAAGACCTTCAAGCCGGCCTTCCTGGGGCGGACCAAGGTGGTGCCGTACTACCCGATCGCCGACGACGTGCTGGCCGAGATCATCACGCTCAAGCTGGGCCGCATCCGCGACCGCGTGGCCGCCAACCACAAGGCCACGTTCCAGTGGGACACCGCGCTGGTGGAATCCGTGCTGGCCCGCTGCACCGAAGTGGACGCGGGCGCGCGCGCGGTCGACCACATCCTCAATGGCACGCTGCTGCCCGAGATCGCCGAAGCGGTGCTCACGCGCATGGCCGAAGGCGGCAGCGTCGAGAAGATCAAGGTCAGCGTCGGCAAGACCGGCGAGTTCAAGTACCGCATCAACTGA